In the Arthrobacter sp. 31Y genome, one interval contains:
- a CDS encoding aspartate aminotransferase family protein: MTAILEPPQTDRDAALRAYELDRKHVFHSWSAQDTLDPMVISAAEGSHVWDGEGNKYLDFSSQLVNTNIGHQHPAVVAAIAAQAAKLCTIAPSYVNDARSEAARLIAERTPGELDRIFFTNGGADANEHAVRMARLHTGRHKVLSAYRSYHGGTHLAVNITGDPRRWASDNASTGTIHFFPPYLYRTAFHSTTEAEEAQRALEHLEQLIEFEGPSSIAAIMLESIPGTAGIYVPPVDYMKGVRDLCTKHGIVFIADEVMAGFGRTGKWFAVEHFDVVPDLITFAKGVNSGYVPLGGVAISPEIAATFGTRAYPGGLTYSGHPLATAAAVATINAMEREGIVQHAASLGTNVIGPALAGFAERHRSVGEVRGRGVLWAIELVKDRATREPLAPYGSSSPEMNQLVAACKSRGLIPFANFNRIHVVPPCNISGEDAREGLAILDEVLDIADTFAA, encoded by the coding sequence ATGACCGCCATCCTTGAACCACCGCAGACTGACCGCGACGCAGCCCTCCGCGCCTACGAGTTGGACCGCAAACACGTCTTCCACTCCTGGTCCGCGCAGGACACGCTGGATCCCATGGTCATCAGCGCAGCTGAGGGCTCACACGTCTGGGACGGTGAGGGCAACAAGTACCTGGACTTCTCTTCCCAGCTGGTCAACACCAACATCGGACACCAGCACCCCGCCGTTGTGGCAGCCATCGCCGCGCAGGCAGCCAAGCTGTGCACTATTGCTCCCAGCTATGTCAACGATGCCCGATCGGAGGCCGCACGGTTGATCGCCGAGCGGACCCCGGGGGAGCTGGACCGGATCTTCTTCACCAACGGTGGCGCGGATGCCAACGAACACGCCGTCCGGATGGCCAGGCTCCACACGGGCCGCCACAAGGTCCTTTCCGCCTACCGCTCTTACCATGGCGGAACGCACCTGGCAGTCAACATCACCGGCGACCCAAGGAGGTGGGCCAGTGACAACGCATCCACGGGCACCATCCACTTCTTCCCGCCATACCTCTACCGCACGGCGTTCCACTCCACCACCGAGGCAGAAGAAGCCCAGCGGGCCTTGGAACACCTGGAACAGCTCATCGAGTTTGAAGGCCCATCCAGCATCGCCGCGATCATGCTGGAGAGCATCCCCGGAACGGCCGGAATCTACGTTCCTCCGGTTGACTACATGAAGGGAGTGCGGGATCTGTGCACCAAACACGGCATCGTCTTCATCGCAGACGAGGTCATGGCCGGCTTCGGGCGCACTGGCAAGTGGTTCGCCGTGGAGCACTTTGATGTTGTCCCGGACCTGATCACCTTCGCGAAGGGGGTGAACTCCGGCTACGTACCGCTGGGGGGCGTAGCCATCAGCCCGGAAATCGCGGCCACTTTTGGTACACGCGCCTATCCCGGCGGGCTGACCTACTCCGGCCACCCGCTAGCTACCGCTGCCGCCGTCGCCACCATTAACGCCATGGAACGTGAAGGCATTGTGCAGCATGCTGCAAGCCTCGGTACCAACGTGATCGGCCCGGCACTCGCCGGATTCGCCGAGCGCCACCGCTCTGTGGGCGAAGTGCGGGGCCGGGGTGTTCTCTGGGCCATCGAACTGGTCAAGGACCGCGCCACCCGCGAACCGCTGGCTCCGTACGGTTCATCCAGCCCTGAAATGAACCAGCTGGTGGCGGCGTGCAAGTCGCGCGGGCTCATCCCCTTTGCGAACTTCAACCGCATCCATGTGGTTCCGCCGTGCAACATAAGTGGTGAGGATGCCCGGGAGGGCCTGGCCATTCTGGACGAGGTTCTAGACATCGCGGACACGTTCGCAGCCTGA
- a CDS encoding CoA-acylating methylmalonate-semialdehyde dehydrogenase has translation MNTIEHWINGSYVPAGDRTAPVTNPATGKVTGQVALASVQEGNDAVAAAKAAFPAWRDTSLARRTQVLFAFRELLNSRKDELAAIITSEHGKVLDDALGEVSRGQEVVEFACGIPHLLKGSYTENASTKVDIHSIRQALGPVAIISPFNFPAMVPMWFFPIAIAAGNTVIIKPSEKDPTAVNWVAELWKEAGLPDGVFNVLHGDKVAVDTLLTHPDVKAVSFVGSTPIAKYVYETATAHGKRVQALGGAKNHMIVLPDADLDLAADAAINAGFGSAGERCMAVSALLAVGDIADVLVDKIADRARSLRTGDGLRGCDMGPLVTSQHRDKVAGYVDAGEAAGATLVVDGRGVVPDAEGDGFFVGPTLFDHVTTNMSIYQDEIFGPVLSVVRVDSYDDALATINANPYGNGTAIFTNDGGAARRFENEVEVGMVGINVPVPVPMAYYSFGGWKNSLFGDTHAHGSEGVGFFTRGKAVTTRWLDPSHGGINLGFPQNS, from the coding sequence TTGAACACCATTGAGCACTGGATCAACGGCAGCTACGTCCCGGCCGGAGACCGCACCGCTCCCGTCACCAACCCGGCCACGGGAAAGGTCACCGGGCAGGTTGCCCTGGCCAGCGTCCAAGAGGGCAACGACGCCGTCGCCGCCGCCAAAGCTGCCTTCCCGGCATGGCGCGATACCTCCCTGGCCCGCCGAACCCAGGTCCTTTTCGCTTTCCGTGAGCTCCTCAACTCCCGCAAGGACGAGCTCGCCGCGATCATCACCTCCGAGCACGGCAAGGTCCTGGACGACGCTCTGGGCGAAGTGAGCCGAGGCCAGGAAGTGGTGGAGTTCGCCTGCGGTATTCCGCACCTGCTCAAGGGCAGCTACACCGAAAACGCCTCCACCAAAGTGGACATCCACTCCATCCGGCAAGCACTTGGTCCCGTGGCAATCATCAGCCCGTTCAACTTTCCGGCAATGGTCCCCATGTGGTTCTTCCCCATCGCGATCGCGGCCGGCAACACCGTCATCATCAAGCCCAGCGAGAAGGACCCCACGGCCGTCAACTGGGTGGCCGAGCTCTGGAAGGAAGCCGGCCTCCCCGACGGCGTCTTCAACGTCCTTCACGGCGACAAAGTAGCGGTGGATACCCTGCTGACGCACCCGGATGTCAAAGCCGTTTCCTTCGTGGGCTCCACCCCGATCGCCAAGTACGTCTACGAGACCGCTACCGCCCACGGCAAGCGGGTCCAGGCGCTTGGCGGCGCCAAGAACCACATGATTGTCCTGCCCGACGCCGATCTTGACCTCGCTGCCGACGCCGCCATTAACGCAGGGTTCGGTTCCGCTGGTGAAAGGTGCATGGCTGTCTCAGCGCTCCTGGCCGTCGGTGACATCGCCGATGTTTTGGTGGATAAGATCGCGGATCGCGCCCGCTCGCTGCGCACCGGCGACGGACTGCGTGGTTGCGATATGGGCCCCTTGGTGACGTCCCAGCACAGGGACAAGGTAGCGGGATACGTCGACGCCGGTGAAGCGGCAGGTGCCACGCTCGTCGTCGACGGTCGCGGCGTTGTTCCCGACGCTGAAGGCGACGGCTTCTTCGTAGGCCCCACCCTGTTCGATCACGTCACCACGAATATGTCCATCTACCAGGACGAGATCTTCGGACCCGTGCTCTCGGTGGTCCGGGTGGACAGCTACGACGACGCCCTGGCCACCATCAACGCCAACCCGTACGGCAACGGCACCGCAATTTTCACGAACGACGGCGGTGCGGCCCGCCGCTTCGAGAACGAGGTTGAGGTGGGAATGGTGGGCATCAACGTCCCCGTCCCGGTGCCCATGGCGTACTACTCGTTCGGCGGATGGAAGAACTCCCTGTTCGGCGATACCCACGCCCACGGCTCTGAGGGTGTCGGTTTCTTCACCCGGGGCAAGGCTGTCACCACCCGCTGGCTGGATCCCAGCCACGGTGGGATCAACCTCGGCTTCCCGCAGAACTCCTAA
- a CDS encoding PucR family transcriptional regulator encodes MLPTVSAILELPVLRAAAPSVLGGLKGLDAPVRWVHVSEILDVGGLLSGGELVLTTGLELEKTPEESASFIRSLENAGAAGLIVELIGQRPRSRKALEKAARSASMPVIVVEQRVRFVQVTEIVHRMIVAEQLERVERARDVHEAFTVLSLERADTQRVVEQAATMIGASVVLEDLSHLVLAYAGQRVSTTDLLEDWERRSRTTPFPAHTARSGPEQWLQAAVGVRQQVWGRLVVPMPPAALDTDEDMAVMVLERAAQTLAINRLADRDQRELSHHAQAGLLNALRQPRGLSEAEALARAGSLGLKRSSYYVPLVFRTALPAWGSPILPGDPFAGQQDERELLERLAKGLKSTAGTALAASIQSGSVGMILSLPARQQEEPTLQILAEAAGSAEEAAPPAWIIGVGRMKATLLEAAAGIDEAAHVAESAATLRDTGKPYFRATDVRLRGLLALLRKDPRVQQFVESELSAVLQAEAEGKGEYLELLGLYLGSGGNKAAMARSGYLSRPTLYARLAKLEELLGVDLEDAESRTSLHVALLAHLIRGQ; translated from the coding sequence ATGCTGCCCACTGTGAGTGCCATCCTGGAGCTTCCTGTGCTGCGAGCCGCCGCACCCAGCGTGCTGGGCGGACTGAAGGGCTTGGACGCACCCGTTCGCTGGGTGCACGTCAGTGAAATTCTCGACGTCGGCGGCCTGCTGTCCGGCGGGGAATTGGTGCTGACTACGGGGCTGGAGCTGGAGAAGACCCCTGAAGAGTCGGCGTCGTTCATCCGCTCGTTGGAGAACGCTGGAGCGGCGGGACTGATCGTAGAACTCATCGGTCAGCGGCCCCGCAGCCGTAAGGCGCTGGAGAAAGCGGCCCGTTCCGCATCAATGCCAGTGATTGTGGTGGAGCAGCGGGTGCGCTTTGTTCAGGTCACGGAGATCGTCCACAGGATGATCGTGGCCGAACAATTGGAGCGCGTGGAACGTGCCCGGGACGTCCATGAAGCGTTCACCGTGCTGAGTTTGGAAAGAGCCGACACCCAACGTGTGGTGGAGCAAGCTGCCACCATGATCGGCGCTTCAGTAGTGCTGGAAGACCTCTCGCACTTGGTTCTCGCCTACGCTGGGCAGCGCGTCTCCACCACCGATCTCCTGGAAGATTGGGAGCGTCGATCCCGGACTACGCCCTTCCCCGCTCACACCGCACGGTCCGGGCCGGAGCAGTGGCTCCAGGCGGCAGTGGGGGTTCGTCAACAAGTGTGGGGCAGGTTGGTGGTGCCGATGCCGCCCGCGGCTTTGGACACTGATGAGGACATGGCCGTCATGGTTCTGGAACGGGCGGCCCAGACCTTGGCCATCAACCGGCTGGCGGATCGGGATCAACGCGAACTCAGCCACCACGCACAGGCCGGACTCCTGAACGCACTCCGCCAGCCCCGTGGCCTCAGCGAAGCGGAAGCACTGGCACGCGCGGGTTCCTTGGGGTTGAAGCGATCCTCCTACTATGTGCCGCTCGTTTTCAGGACCGCCCTCCCAGCCTGGGGTTCGCCCATCCTTCCCGGTGACCCCTTCGCCGGGCAGCAGGACGAGCGCGAACTCCTGGAGAGGCTGGCCAAGGGATTGAAGTCCACCGCGGGTACGGCCTTGGCGGCAAGCATCCAGTCCGGATCAGTGGGGATGATCCTCTCCCTACCCGCCCGGCAGCAGGAGGAGCCGACGCTTCAAATCCTCGCCGAGGCTGCCGGCTCGGCGGAAGAAGCGGCACCCCCTGCCTGGATCATCGGGGTTGGCCGCATGAAGGCGACGCTTTTGGAGGCCGCAGCAGGCATAGATGAAGCAGCCCATGTGGCCGAAAGCGCTGCCACACTCCGGGATACGGGCAAGCCCTACTTTCGGGCTACGGACGTGCGCCTTCGCGGGCTGCTGGCACTCCTGCGCAAGGACCCCCGCGTTCAACAATTCGTGGAATCGGAGTTGTCCGCCGTCCTCCAAGCGGAGGCGGAAGGCAAAGGCGAGTACCTGGAACTGCTGGGACTCTACCTCGGATCCGGTGGCAACAAGGCCGCCATGGCACGCAGCGGATACCTGAGCCGGCCCACGCTATATGCCCGGCTCGCCAAACTGGAGGAACTACTAGGCGTGGACCTGGAGGACGCCGAGTCGCGGACCTCACTGCATGTGGCGCTTCTGGCGCACCTCATCCGGGGACAGTGA
- a CDS encoding LysR family transcriptional regulator: MAKPFTLTQLRYFAVVAELENMTAAAQRLMVTQSALSAAMAQLEASLATQLFVRHKSRGLRLTQSGRQFAQDIKSFLEQADSLYESARGLSTTLVGELKVGVFAPLAPFRLPAILQTFETRHPGVEVSILEADLATLQDALMDGRCDVALTYGLGLGKGFAFKVVERVPPHVLVHQGHPAAERPEREISLKELDGEPSVVLDLPHSREYYEQLYATAGVVQNVRHRFAGYETVRSFVAKGHGYAILNQRLHSDVTYSGGKVVPLALTDAFPPIEVMLVRPEGVQATKRVLAFEETCLTLYGAVRD, translated from the coding sequence ATGGCCAAGCCCTTCACCCTGACGCAACTGCGGTACTTCGCCGTGGTGGCCGAACTCGAGAACATGACAGCTGCCGCTCAGCGGCTGATGGTGACGCAGTCTGCTTTGTCGGCTGCGATGGCACAGCTGGAAGCAAGCCTGGCTACACAGCTGTTCGTTCGCCACAAGTCCCGCGGATTGCGGTTGACGCAGAGCGGCCGGCAATTCGCCCAGGACATTAAGTCCTTCCTGGAGCAGGCAGATTCGCTGTATGAGTCGGCGCGGGGACTTTCCACCACGCTGGTAGGTGAGTTGAAAGTGGGTGTTTTTGCCCCCTTGGCGCCTTTCCGCCTTCCCGCCATCCTGCAGACCTTCGAAACCCGCCATCCCGGCGTCGAGGTTTCAATTCTGGAGGCGGACCTGGCCACGTTGCAGGACGCACTGATGGATGGCCGGTGCGATGTTGCCCTCACCTATGGGCTGGGTCTTGGCAAAGGGTTCGCATTCAAGGTGGTGGAGCGGGTTCCGCCGCACGTTCTGGTCCACCAGGGGCATCCGGCGGCGGAGCGCCCGGAACGCGAAATTTCCCTGAAAGAGCTCGACGGCGAGCCTTCCGTGGTGTTGGACCTCCCGCACAGCCGGGAGTACTACGAGCAGTTGTATGCCACAGCAGGGGTAGTCCAGAATGTCCGCCACCGATTTGCCGGCTACGAAACGGTCCGCTCGTTTGTTGCCAAAGGTCACGGCTATGCCATCCTCAACCAGCGCCTGCACAGCGACGTGACCTACTCGGGCGGCAAGGTGGTGCCGTTGGCATTGACGGATGCGTTCCCCCCGATCGAGGTGATGCTGGTCAGGCCCGAGGGCGTCCAGGCCACCAAGCGCGTCCTCGCTTTCGAGGAGACCTGCCTGACCTTGTACGGAGCTGTACGCGACTAG
- a CDS encoding MFS transporter → MTLNKLAEHESAKDPAASKPSTRDKSTTMQKRVLAGGSVGQFIEFYDFTLYGLTAVVFSQLFFPGSNPLTAMLATFATFGVAFVVRPLGGLFFGALGDRIGRRRVLTITLIAIGGATALMGLLPTYAQIGAWAPGLLVLCRLIQGFSAGGESVGAPSFVFEHAPVSKRGFWLNITIAATALPSVVAGSMILILSQSLPNSAFMEWGWRLPFLLALPLALFGVWIRSRTEESDVFKKAQSGQTKEFSPIREAFRENKLRMVQVIFVMGLTAMGFYFLSAYFVSYVQTTGKLSREQSLMVNAAALALYAILLPIGGRLGDRFGRKPMLIAGSAALALLSIPSFMLVTSGSLPLALLGQSIFVVALCIYGGGCYTFFVEIFTTKTRFTSAAVSYNGAYAIFGGTAPLIGTALVGATGVPHAPGLYMAAAAAVVLLLILFTKVPETRGRMG, encoded by the coding sequence ATGACCCTCAACAAGCTCGCCGAACACGAATCGGCCAAGGATCCGGCGGCCTCAAAGCCCTCAACCAGGGACAAGTCCACAACCATGCAGAAGCGTGTTCTGGCAGGCGGCAGCGTCGGTCAGTTCATCGAGTTCTACGACTTCACCCTCTACGGCCTCACAGCTGTGGTGTTCTCTCAACTCTTCTTCCCGGGCAGCAACCCGCTGACAGCCATGCTCGCCACGTTCGCAACCTTCGGCGTAGCTTTTGTGGTCCGACCCCTCGGCGGCCTGTTCTTCGGTGCACTGGGCGATCGGATCGGTCGGCGCCGCGTCCTCACCATCACCCTCATAGCGATCGGCGGAGCCACTGCCCTCATGGGGCTGCTCCCCACCTACGCTCAAATCGGAGCTTGGGCACCGGGCCTCCTGGTGCTTTGCCGGCTTATCCAAGGATTCTCCGCGGGTGGCGAATCTGTTGGCGCCCCGTCCTTCGTGTTCGAACACGCACCCGTTAGCAAACGGGGCTTCTGGCTCAACATCACCATCGCGGCAACAGCGCTGCCCTCGGTGGTGGCAGGCTCCATGATCCTGATCCTCAGCCAGTCCCTGCCCAACTCAGCATTCATGGAATGGGGATGGCGTCTTCCGTTCCTGCTGGCCCTCCCCCTTGCTTTGTTTGGAGTGTGGATTCGCAGCCGCACCGAAGAAAGCGATGTCTTCAAAAAGGCACAATCCGGTCAGACCAAGGAATTCAGCCCCATCCGCGAGGCCTTCCGCGAAAACAAGCTCCGCATGGTGCAGGTCATCTTCGTCATGGGCCTGACAGCCATGGGATTCTATTTCCTCTCTGCCTACTTCGTTTCTTATGTGCAGACCACAGGAAAGCTCAGCCGCGAGCAGTCACTGATGGTCAACGCCGCGGCACTGGCGCTCTATGCCATACTCCTGCCGATCGGAGGGCGACTCGGGGATCGTTTCGGCCGCAAGCCAATGTTGATTGCTGGTTCCGCCGCCTTGGCTTTGCTGTCCATACCGAGCTTCATGCTCGTCACCAGCGGCAGCCTGCCCCTGGCATTGCTCGGCCAGTCGATCTTTGTGGTGGCACTCTGCATCTACGGCGGCGGCTGCTACACGTTCTTCGTCGAAATCTTCACAACCAAAACACGTTTCACCTCGGCCGCGGTTAGTTACAACGGCGCCTATGCGATCTTCGGCGGCACCGCTCCACTGATCGGCACGGCTCTGGTAGGCGCTACCGGAGTACCGCATGCGCCGGGCCTGTACATGGCGGCAGCTGCCGCCGTCGTGCTTCTCCTGATCCTCTTCACCAAGGTGCCTGAGACCCGCGGCCGAATGGGCTGA
- a CDS encoding M20 family metallo-hydrolase, producing MTSSAFLQDFHHVATIGATANNGVDRQAATPDDAETRAWFGQWIHDAGWQLQVDGIGNMFGLVEWTPGAPFILIGSHLDSQPLGGRFDGAYGVIAALHAARAIDLDVKTTGDAPRFNLAVVNWFNEEGGRFAPSVMGSSVSTGLFDREEMLSVKDLQGVSVREALEGIGYLGTDTGPEAAGYAEIHIEQGRILEREGISIGLVDSSWYTQKLDIEVLGEQSHTGATAMADRHDALVAASKIILMVHQVTKEFAEEALVSSVGQLTLEPNSPIVVARRVHLVADLRSGEPEIVKSARAKLLADIQALAAEHDIKVNVKDFDIRPIRRFPEAGLELSAKVAANLGLSSRRIQTMAGHDSVAMNTAVPSVMLFVPSVDGVSHCEREFTTDEDMETGVGMLTGVTRALVQGELA from the coding sequence ATGACTTCCTCAGCTTTTCTTCAGGACTTCCACCATGTGGCCACCATCGGCGCCACAGCCAACAACGGCGTGGACCGCCAGGCCGCCACGCCGGATGACGCCGAAACCCGTGCCTGGTTTGGGCAGTGGATTCACGACGCCGGATGGCAGCTTCAGGTAGACGGCATCGGCAATATGTTCGGGCTGGTTGAGTGGACGCCCGGCGCGCCCTTCATCCTGATCGGCTCCCACTTGGACAGCCAACCCCTGGGCGGGCGGTTTGACGGCGCCTACGGCGTGATTGCCGCTCTGCACGCGGCCCGGGCCATTGACCTGGACGTCAAGACCACCGGCGACGCGCCCCGCTTCAACCTGGCCGTGGTCAACTGGTTCAACGAGGAAGGCGGCCGGTTCGCACCTTCGGTCATGGGAAGCTCTGTTTCCACGGGGCTGTTTGACCGCGAAGAGATGTTGTCCGTGAAGGATCTCCAAGGCGTCTCAGTCCGTGAAGCCTTGGAAGGCATCGGCTACCTCGGCACAGACACTGGACCGGAGGCCGCAGGGTACGCCGAGATCCACATCGAGCAGGGCCGGATCCTGGAGCGGGAAGGAATCAGCATCGGGCTCGTGGACAGCAGCTGGTACACGCAGAAGTTGGATATTGAAGTGCTGGGCGAACAGTCCCACACCGGTGCAACAGCAATGGCAGACCGCCACGATGCGCTGGTAGCTGCATCGAAAATCATCCTGATGGTCCACCAGGTCACCAAGGAATTCGCAGAAGAGGCCTTGGTCTCCTCCGTGGGCCAGCTGACGTTGGAGCCCAACTCGCCAATAGTCGTGGCACGTCGCGTTCACTTGGTGGCGGACCTGAGATCCGGTGAACCGGAAATCGTGAAGTCGGCCCGGGCCAAGTTACTGGCAGATATCCAAGCGCTGGCCGCTGAGCATGACATCAAGGTCAACGTCAAAGACTTCGATATCCGCCCCATCCGCCGGTTTCCGGAAGCCGGACTGGAGCTGTCCGCAAAGGTTGCTGCCAACCTTGGGCTGTCTTCCCGCCGCATCCAGACCATGGCTGGACATGATTCCGTGGCCATGAACACTGCTGTTCCCTCGGTGATGCTGTTTGTACCGAGTGTGGACGGCGTGTCCCACTGCGAGCGCGAATTCACCACCGACGAGGATATGGAGACGGGCGTTGGGATGCTGACGGGTGTTACCCGGGCTCTGGTGCAGGGAGAATTGGCATGA
- a CDS encoding amidase, which translates to MTELHYLDASTALGLFRRRELSPVELLQSLIRRIEEVNGGINALTETLFDDALPAAQKAATRYARGRDITPLLGLPVAAKEKHGLQGRTLSQGLVARRDTIAATDHPVIERIQRAGGIIHARTTTPELSCATVTHSPLWGVTRNPWNQRLSPGGSSGGSGAALAAGFAPLATASDIAGSTRLPASFTGTVGYKAPYGRIPGLAPLSADHYRGDGPMARTVADTALLANIMSGRHPGDHTTVADAASIAPDPAFVAGLRVALCVRLGDYPVAPDVEANTRRVAQALTMAGAVVEEIVLPWTVEEISRTMFTHFGYLLGPAMEDDTAGNEPQLAAYTRRFMSDARAAAEGNRFVDGLRAEALLQGQLAEAMTGFDALLCPASAIPALDADADYLNGIDVNGQHLSHYWQAHMTAPFNIANRCPVLAIPSGMADCGIPTGVQIVGHPFDDATVFHLGSAVESVLPWADRHPTAPEFAGHLG; encoded by the coding sequence ATGACCGAATTGCACTACCTCGATGCCAGTACAGCGCTGGGTTTGTTCCGACGCCGTGAGCTCTCCCCCGTGGAACTCCTGCAATCGCTGATCCGCCGCATTGAGGAGGTGAATGGTGGCATCAATGCGTTGACGGAGACGCTCTTCGACGACGCTCTGCCGGCTGCGCAAAAGGCTGCCACGCGGTATGCCCGCGGACGCGACATTACTCCCCTTCTGGGATTGCCGGTGGCCGCAAAGGAAAAGCACGGGCTTCAAGGCCGCACACTCTCCCAAGGCCTGGTGGCGCGGAGGGACACCATTGCAGCGACGGACCATCCTGTGATCGAGAGAATTCAACGGGCCGGCGGGATCATTCATGCCCGGACCACCACCCCGGAATTGAGCTGCGCCACAGTGACGCACAGCCCACTGTGGGGTGTCACCCGAAACCCGTGGAATCAGCGGTTGTCCCCCGGCGGGTCATCGGGAGGTTCCGGTGCGGCATTGGCTGCAGGTTTCGCACCCCTGGCCACGGCATCAGACATCGCGGGATCAACCCGGCTGCCAGCGTCGTTCACAGGAACAGTGGGCTATAAGGCTCCCTACGGAAGGATTCCAGGTTTAGCCCCCTTGTCAGCGGACCACTACCGCGGCGATGGGCCCATGGCACGTACCGTGGCAGACACGGCGTTGCTGGCGAATATCATGTCCGGGCGGCACCCCGGCGACCACACCACTGTGGCGGACGCGGCGTCCATAGCCCCCGATCCTGCATTTGTGGCCGGTTTACGGGTTGCGCTGTGCGTACGCTTAGGCGATTACCCCGTAGCTCCCGATGTTGAGGCCAACACGCGGCGAGTGGCTCAAGCCCTGACGATGGCGGGGGCCGTGGTGGAGGAGATCGTCCTCCCGTGGACCGTCGAGGAGATCAGCAGAACCATGTTCACGCATTTCGGATACCTACTGGGTCCTGCAATGGAGGACGACACGGCCGGGAATGAGCCCCAGCTCGCCGCCTACACCCGGCGCTTTATGTCTGATGCCCGCGCGGCGGCCGAGGGTAACCGTTTTGTGGACGGGCTGCGGGCCGAAGCCCTCCTGCAGGGACAGCTGGCAGAGGCCATGACCGGGTTCGATGCGCTGCTGTGTCCGGCGTCGGCTATTCCAGCTTTGGACGCTGACGCCGACTATCTCAACGGAATCGACGTCAATGGCCAGCACCTCAGCCATTATTGGCAGGCGCACATGACGGCACCTTTCAATATCGCCAACCGTTGCCCGGTCCTGGCCATTCCCAGTGGCATGGCGGACTGCGGTATTCCCACAGGCGTGCAGATTGTGGGCCATCCATTCGATGACGCCACCGTTTTCCACCTCGGGTCGGCCGTGGAATCTGTACTTCCGTGGGCTGATCGCCATCCCACGGCTCCCGAATTCGCAGGGCACCTGGGGTAG
- a CDS encoding LLM class flavin-dependent oxidoreductase, translating to MTVPLSILDLATIGKGQTVAESLAGSVAMAQKAEELGYRRVWYAEHHNMSAIASSATSVLIAHVAAHTNTIRLGAGGVMLPNHSPLTIAEQFGTLETLHPGRIDLGLGRAPGSDQNTMRALRRDHTSSDRFPQDVLELQGYLTGPTRIQGVEATPGKGTNVPLYILGSSLFGAQLAAQLGLPYAFASHFAPAALQDAVAVYRREFKPSDQLSAPHVIAGVNVTAADSNSEAQAIHLAVKRARVSLFFGGGREFTDDEADMVLDSPQGQHIAQMMKFSAVGTKDVVRDYLDEFASFADADELIVAHQSIGTEERLRSVELVAEVAGLVSA from the coding sequence GTGACTGTTCCTCTTTCCATCCTCGACCTGGCAACCATCGGGAAGGGCCAGACGGTGGCGGAAAGCCTTGCGGGCAGTGTTGCCATGGCGCAGAAAGCCGAAGAGCTGGGGTACCGCCGCGTTTGGTACGCCGAGCACCACAACATGTCCGCGATTGCCTCGTCCGCTACCAGCGTCCTGATCGCCCACGTTGCTGCCCACACCAACACCATCCGACTCGGCGCCGGTGGTGTGATGCTGCCCAACCACTCGCCGCTGACCATCGCGGAGCAGTTCGGCACTCTGGAGACGCTGCACCCGGGACGGATCGACCTGGGCCTGGGCCGTGCCCCCGGCAGCGACCAGAACACCATGCGCGCGCTGCGCCGGGACCACACGTCCTCGGACCGCTTCCCCCAGGATGTTCTGGAACTACAGGGCTACCTCACCGGTCCCACCCGCATCCAAGGTGTTGAAGCGACGCCGGGCAAGGGCACCAACGTGCCGCTGTACATCTTGGGTTCCTCGCTGTTCGGTGCCCAGTTGGCTGCCCAGTTGGGTCTTCCCTACGCTTTCGCTTCACACTTTGCCCCCGCCGCGCTTCAGGACGCTGTTGCCGTTTACCGCCGCGAATTCAAGCCCTCGGACCAGTTGTCCGCGCCGCACGTGATCGCCGGTGTGAACGTCACTGCCGCTGACTCAAACTCCGAGGCTCAGGCGATCCATCTAGCTGTGAAGCGCGCCCGTGTCTCACTGTTCTTCGGCGGCGGCCGCGAGTTCACCGATGATGAAGCGGACATGGTGCTCGACTCCCCGCAGGGCCAGCACATTGCGCAAATGATGAAGTTCTCCGCTGTGGGCACCAAAGATGTGGTGCGCGATTACCTTGACGAGTTTGCGTCGTTCGCTGACGCTGATGAACTGATTGTGGCTCACCAGAGCATCGGCACCGAAGAGCGCCTGCGGTCAGTGGAACTTGTGGCTGAGGTTGCGGGGCTTGTGAGCGCGTAG